In the Acidobacteriota bacterium genome, CGTCGGCCGCGCGTTGGACGGTCTGGCGGACTTCGAACCGCGCTTGCGAGGGGTGGTCGAATGTCGCTTTTTCGCCGGCTACACCGAGGCGCAGACCGCCGAAGCCCTGAGCATTTCAGAACGAACGGTGCGCCGCGATTGGCGGCGCGCCCGCGCCTGGCTTCGCCGGGAGATGACCTGATGGCCGCGGACGCGGAGCGCCGCGCGCACCTGGACCGGCTGCTGGTCGAGCTGCTCGATTCGCCCGCCGCGGATCGCACGGCGCGCCTCGAGTCGGTCGATCCGGCCCTGCGAGCCGAGCTCGAATCTCTGCTCGCCGCCGCCCTCGACGAGGATTCGGTGCTGCGTCCGGGGGGCGCCCTGCGACCGGACTTGCTCCGGGAGGCCGCCGGCGAGCCCGATGGCGAGCACGGGGGTGAGCCCGACGCCAGCGGCCGTGTGGTGGGCGCCTATCGTTTGCTCGAGCCCATCGGCAGAGGAGGCATGGGTACGGTCTACCTGGCCGAGCGCGCCGACGGACGTTTCGAGCGGCGGGTGGCGGTGAAGCTGCTGCACCTCGGCGACGCGGTAGCCGACCGGCGGGGCTTCGAGCGCGAGCAGCAGATCTTGGCGGGTCTCGAGCATCCCGGCATCGCGCGCCTCTTCGACGGCGGCGTCGGACCGGACGGCGAGCCGTATTTCGTCATGGAGTTGGTGGATGGTGAGCCGATCGACGGCTACTGCGATGGCCACCGGCTCTCCGTGGCCAGGCGCATGGATTTGCTCATCGAGGTCTGTCGGGCAGTGGAGGCGGCCCATCGCCAGCTGATCGTGCATCGCGACCTCAAGCCGTCGAATCTGCTGGTCGATCGCGAAGGCCGACCGCGGCTGCTCGATTTCGGCATCGCCGGCACCCTGGACACGGAGGAGGCAAAGGGTGAGAGGGTCGCCGATGGCTCGGAGAGGTTGACGGCCGGCCGGCGACGCATGACGCCCCTCTACGCCAGCCCGGAGCAGCGGCGCGGAGAGCGCGTCGGCGTCGCCTCGGACATCTATCAGCTCGGCCTGCTGGTCGACGCTTTGATCGCCGGACGATCTCCTCAACAGCCGGCTCCTCGTCAGACTGAGACCCAGCCCCTGGATGCCCGGCCCGTCTCGCAGCGCCTGCGCCGGACGAAAATCGCCGTCAAGGACTTCGAAGCCGTGGTTGCCAAGGCCCTGGCGCCGGCGCCCCGGGATCGCTACGCCAGCGTGCGCGAGCTGCGCCAAGACCTCGAGCGCCTGCGCGACGGCCACCCGGTCGCGGCGCGCCCCGCGTCCCGGAGCTACCGGCTGCTTCGGCTCGTCGGAAGGCATCCCTGGACATCCGCCGCGACGGTCGGCGCCGCGGCTTTGCTGGTGGTGGTCGTCGCCACCTTCACCTGGCGGCTGGCCGAGGAGAGAAACGCCACGCGCGAGCAAGCCCGGCGCGCCGAGGAGACGCTTCGCTTCGTCACTGAGCTCTTCCGCAGGGCCGGTCCGGAGCGGGGCAGTGGTCCCGACACCACGGCTCGCGAGATGCTCGATCACGGCGTGCGCTCGATCCGCGGCCGCCTCGAGGATCGACCCCTGCTCAAGGCGAGGATCTTGAGCGAGATCGGCTCGATGTACGAAGTGCTGGGGCTGTGGGACGCGGCCGAAGAGCTGCTGCTCGAAGGGCTCGAGCTACGCACCGGTGCGGGCCGGCGCGACGGTGGTAAAGAGGGCGTGGAGAAGGATCTCGCCGACAGCTGGTTTCGCCTCGGCCGGCTGGACTCCGC is a window encoding:
- a CDS encoding serine/threonine-protein kinase, translating into MAADAERRAHLDRLLVELLDSPAADRTARLESVDPALRAELESLLAAALDEDSVLRPGGALRPDLLREAAGEPDGEHGGEPDASGRVVGAYRLLEPIGRGGMGTVYLAERADGRFERRVAVKLLHLGDAVADRRGFEREQQILAGLEHPGIARLFDGGVGPDGEPYFVMELVDGEPIDGYCDGHRLSVARRMDLLIEVCRAVEAAHRQLIVHRDLKPSNLLVDREGRPRLLDFGIAGTLDTEEAKGERVADGSERLTAGRRRMTPLYASPEQRRGERVGVASDIYQLGLLVDALIAGRSPQQPAPRQTETQPLDARPVSQRLRRTKIAVKDFEAVVAKALAPAPRDRYASVRELRQDLERLRDGHPVAARPASRSYRLLRLVGRHPWTSAATVGAAALLVVVVATFTWRLAEERNATREQARRAEETLRFVTELFRRAGPERGSGPDTTAREMLDHGVRSIRGRLEDRPLLKARILSEIGSMYEVLGLWDAAEELLLEGLELRTGAGRRDGGKEGVEKDLADSWFRLGRLDSARGDLASASSRLERALSYSARAPIAGALGTVRRRQGRLDEAGDLHRRALALYEAAGDRQGVLGEQVNLAIVLARQGRRAEARRLLEESAAGLEQLTGPEHVSLGVAFGSLAALDVRAGAPEKALPLFERSLAILEAAYGREHARVAQAAMNLGNVTSRLGRHREARLYMQRALEIYRALDHPDRGAALMNLGVLEKRLGELEAAEDAYGEALALLRQRGSGGRREIALALYNLGEVVAAQGRVEPALELLLESRDLFVAELGRDHLLVSYPLLELARLRAGQGDSAAAEALFERAVAIRRGAEGVDPAVVTEAAQALEAFRSGDS